The proteins below are encoded in one region of Streptomyces ficellus:
- the panD gene encoding aspartate 1-decarboxylase — MLRTLFKSKIHRATVTQADLHYVGSVTVDADLMEAADLLPGELVHIVDIDNGARLETYVIEGERGSGVIGINGAAAHLVHPGDLVILISYAQVDDAEARAFVPRVVHVDGENKIVELGSDASAPVPGSDTARSPQAVPAARG, encoded by the coding sequence GTGCTGCGTACTCTGTTCAAGTCCAAGATCCACCGAGCCACCGTGACCCAGGCGGATCTTCACTACGTCGGGTCCGTCACCGTCGACGCGGACCTGATGGAGGCGGCCGATCTGCTGCCCGGCGAGCTCGTGCACATCGTCGACATCGACAACGGCGCCCGCCTGGAGACGTACGTCATCGAGGGTGAGCGGGGCTCCGGGGTCATCGGCATCAACGGCGCGGCCGCCCATCTCGTCCACCCCGGCGACCTGGTCATCCTGATCAGCTACGCCCAGGTCGACGACGCCGAGGCCCGCGCGTTCGTGCCGCGCGTCGTGCACGTCGACGGGGAGAACAAGATCGTGGAGCTGGGTTCGGACGCGTCGGCGCCGGTGCCCGGCAGTGACACCGCCCGCAGCCCGCAGGCGGTCCCGGCCGCGCGCGGCTGA
- a CDS encoding cytochrome P450: protein MTPQDLDLPSPAAMSRLDLFGDEFVRDPYPWLDALRADAPVHQDPGTGLWLVSRYDDIRRVLLDPAVFHPDNAQDAVTPLPVGVLRVLARAGFRLPPSLANNGTDSHHGLRRVVTRFFNAQRVAAAVPVIERIADELLDAAQRRLEATGSCDLFEVYAQILPCRVLMELLGIDGVDPATLIRWSDASLELFWGRPALERQLELAALVGEFNQWLTATVSAAPARPGSFVEALSRHRLPDGRPLDVGTAVGVCFFAFIAGQSTTGQLISTTLHRALTEPGLWSRAADEQGFPEAWVEEVLRREPPVTTWRRVAAEPVTLSGVDVPAGAQLLLMLMGSGSDPEVFDAPDQMCPHRANARHHLSFGVGRHRCPGASLARTEAAVALRVAARRLPHARITPGDERPPILGLLSFRAPLQVRVAAP, encoded by the coding sequence GTGACTCCCCAGGACCTCGACCTGCCCTCACCTGCCGCGATGTCCCGGCTCGACCTGTTCGGAGACGAGTTCGTCCGCGACCCCTACCCCTGGCTGGACGCGTTGCGGGCCGACGCCCCCGTGCACCAGGACCCGGGCACCGGGCTGTGGCTGGTCAGCCGGTACGACGACATCCGGCGCGTCCTGCTGGACCCGGCGGTGTTCCACCCCGACAACGCGCAGGACGCCGTCACGCCGCTGCCCGTCGGCGTGCTGCGGGTACTGGCCCGGGCGGGCTTCAGGCTTCCGCCCTCGCTCGCCAACAACGGCACGGACAGCCACCACGGTCTGCGGCGCGTGGTCACCCGGTTCTTCAACGCCCAGCGCGTCGCCGCGGCCGTCCCCGTCATCGAGCGCATCGCCGACGAGCTCCTCGACGCCGCGCAGCGGCGCCTCGAGGCGACCGGCTCCTGTGACCTGTTCGAGGTCTACGCCCAGATCCTGCCCTGCCGGGTGCTGATGGAACTCCTCGGTATCGACGGTGTCGACCCCGCCACCCTGATCCGCTGGAGCGACGCCTCGCTGGAACTGTTCTGGGGCAGGCCCGCACTTGAGCGCCAGCTGGAACTCGCTGCCCTTGTCGGTGAGTTCAACCAGTGGCTCACCGCGACCGTGAGCGCGGCCCCGGCGCGGCCCGGCAGCTTCGTCGAGGCGCTGAGCCGTCACCGCCTGCCGGACGGCAGGCCTCTGGACGTCGGGACCGCGGTCGGCGTGTGCTTCTTCGCTTTCATCGCCGGCCAGTCCACCACCGGGCAGCTCATCTCCACCACGCTGCACCGGGCCCTGACCGAGCCGGGCCTGTGGTCGCGCGCGGCCGACGAGCAGGGTTTTCCCGAGGCGTGGGTGGAGGAGGTACTGCGCCGCGAACCGCCGGTGACCACGTGGCGCCGGGTGGCCGCCGAGCCCGTGACGCTCAGCGGCGTGGACGTCCCCGCCGGGGCACAGCTGCTGCTGATGCTCATGGGCAGCGGCTCGGATCCGGAGGTGTTCGACGCCCCGGACCAGATGTGCCCGCACCGCGCCAACGCCCGCCACCACCTGTCCTTCGGCGTGGGCCGACACCGCTGTCCGGGCGCCTCGCTGGCCCGGACGGAAGCCGCCGTCGCCCTCCGCGTCGCTGCCCGGCGCCTCCCCCACGCCCGTATCACCCCGGGGGACGAGCGACCGCCGATCCTCGGCCTCCTCTCCTTCCGCGCCCCTCTGCAGGTCCGGGTAGCCGCCCCTTAG